The Methanosphaera stadtmanae DSM 3091 genome includes a window with the following:
- a CDS encoding DUF2162 domain-containing protein: protein MLEQFWQYGILAAVLIFGLKIGLALGFSGIEKKKVLLILVGYGVALTIFSYVLTPYTQQVYTFVYQYTSGIFACIAIVILITGFKTIYDWKVTGKDVGSGTCMAVVAPCPCCFGAILASIMLVAPIAGVSSITLGVFSSVALVLVMGITYFLSMQIVKRMKQPYPIVLGNFMIFIGLYFVLCLIILPNMAYITTGTSIEIQSIENVSLMIVSVLCLLIAGGIFARNKSYFLEK from the coding sequence ATGTTAGAACAATTTTGGCAATATGGTATATTGGCTGCTGTTTTAATATTTGGTCTCAAAATTGGACTAGCTTTAGGATTTTCAGGTATTGAAAAGAAAAAAGTTCTTTTAATATTAGTTGGTTATGGCGTAGCTTTAACTATATTTTCATATGTATTAACACCATATACACAACAAGTATATACCTTTGTATACCAATACACATCGGGAATTTTCGCTTGTATTGCAATTGTAATTCTTATTACTGGATTTAAAACAATATATGATTGGAAAGTAACTGGAAAAGATGTTGGTTCAGGTACTTGTATGGCTGTAGTTGCACCATGTCCTTGCTGTTTTGGAGCTATTTTAGCTTCCATCATGTTAGTAGCACCAATAGCTGGAGTTTCATCAATAACATTAGGTGTATTCTCTTCAGTAGCATTAGTGCTTGTTATGGGAATAACTTATTTCTTATCTATGCAAATTGTAAAAAGAATGAAACAACCATACCCTATAGTTTTAGGTAATTTCATGATATTTATAGGATTATACTTTGTTTTATGTCTTATTATATTACCAAACATGGCTTATATAACAACAGGAACATCAATTGAAATACAATCAATAGAAAATGTATCTTTAATGATTGTCAGTGTTTTATGTTTACTTATTGCAGGTGGAATATTTGCTAGAAACAAAAGTTATTTCTTAGAAAAATAA
- a CDS encoding Ig-like domain-containing protein, with translation MLISISSVTASNTDNSTVVSVNHDIQDQISSNVETKKVTDDLKEVSSKGKSVKTDTSKNNNIKCENNIESTDKTIKSKSTTTTSNNTVETEDNSKVSTTKNNTTKINPNIRLNNQPLRPGTNTTFVAIVPADATGNSVFKINGKTISNKININGSMVKYNYHVPTSFHSKTYNLTFVYSGDSKYLKKSVSTIVELDIESGKNPNMQLNNVTGKYLKVIPIKVKLASDATGNVVFKIKGTTISDKIKVVNGVATFYYNKTFVPGKYRLTAVYSGNAKYTNATVRSYLTITKLNSRIYTSNVMSKAGSKVSFKAQAVDELNRPINNSLVVFKLNGETFGRCYTNATGYAVYNYTLPSTLNSKSFIINVFSTENKRVYGAKKNATLYLHQLKTKVVVPVVNTKINDTVSLSATVIDENNNNVWKGEVTFKLNGKVLKTVNVSNGYALYSFKPTTNVATKFDIIALYTGYWKYASSFSGGRINVDKIGTITTTRAAETKTGSSVVLSAVVRDKNQQRVNGGYVEFKVNNTVVGKALVKNGDANFTYTLKLIPKGVYRLNATYLGSDSYYSSYNLNTLNVSQLSVRVVGNPYNVKVGESVVLKVNVLDETNHYVEKGVVEYKVNGTFIGRANVTKGVASLSYRPPNNFSGLSLKYSATLLANQYYNSTSTVQNLTISSLKNVYVSTKGNDNNLGDKAHPYKTLAYAVGHVSTFGCVTLLDGTYSASGILLNNSITIVGSSISKTIITGGDTYKPIFKLTSSITHVTIKFLTIKNGYSIEKNSAGAISSIGKLTIKGVNFVNNKATGLLSAGAIYSNGIMNLTTVKFINNTVKNINAEGGAVRLINNTTSMDNVEFNNNQAVGSNSTGGGAIYFKDGEMVIKNCKFNGNKATGKTILGGAIKSSFGNIVILSSSFTNNHVSGSNYALGGAISSLGTGLYINNTILQSNKATDTLFAGAGAIYSQYAAMILNNSVLKSNSAKSKSALGGAIEAYHTYATVQNTKISENYVEATQSSASGGAIYYESGNLTLDKCELASNTATSKNVSIGGALYISANVTVKDSDFLSNKATGKIVGGGAIANLNKLTVTKTNLISNKASNIGNAITATSNSHNSINGNYWGGSTPKWSTLLRGLSKPSYISKTKISH, from the coding sequence ATGTTAATATCAATAAGCAGTGTAACTGCAAGTAATACAGACAATTCAACAGTTGTTAGTGTAAATCATGATATTCAAGATCAAATATCATCTAATGTTGAAACTAAAAAAGTAACTGATGATTTAAAAGAAGTATCCTCTAAGGGTAAATCAGTTAAAACTGACACATCTAAAAACAACAACATTAAATGTGAAAATAACATAGAATCTACAGATAAAACAATAAAATCTAAAAGTACAACAACTACTTCTAATAACACGGTAGAAACAGAAGATAATTCTAAAGTATCTACTACAAAGAATAATACAACCAAAATCAATCCAAATATCAGATTAAATAACCAACCTCTACGTCCTGGAACTAACACAACATTTGTAGCAATTGTTCCTGCAGATGCAACAGGTAATAGTGTATTTAAAATAAATGGTAAAACAATTTCAAACAAAATAAACATCAATGGTTCTATGGTTAAATATAACTATCATGTTCCAACATCATTCCATTCAAAAACATATAACTTAACTTTTGTTTATTCAGGTGATTCAAAATATCTAAAAAAATCTGTAAGTACCATAGTGGAATTAGATATTGAATCAGGTAAAAATCCTAACATGCAATTAAATAATGTTACTGGTAAATACTTAAAAGTAATACCAATTAAAGTAAAATTAGCATCTGATGCAACAGGAAATGTTGTTTTTAAAATAAAAGGAACCACAATTTCTGATAAAATAAAAGTAGTTAATGGTGTAGCAACATTTTACTATAATAAAACATTTGTTCCTGGAAAATATAGATTAACTGCTGTATATAGTGGTAATGCAAAATATACCAATGCTACAGTAAGATCATATTTAACAATAACAAAATTAAATTCAAGAATATATACAAGTAATGTTATGTCAAAAGCTGGATCTAAGGTATCATTTAAAGCACAAGCTGTTGATGAATTAAACAGACCAATTAACAATTCACTTGTTGTATTTAAATTAAATGGTGAAACATTTGGTAGATGTTATACAAATGCTACAGGTTATGCAGTATATAACTACACATTACCATCAACACTTAACTCTAAATCTTTTATAATCAATGTATTTAGTACAGAAAATAAAAGAGTTTATGGAGCAAAGAAAAATGCTACATTATATTTACATCAACTTAAAACAAAAGTAGTTGTTCCAGTTGTGAATACTAAAATTAATGACACTGTTTCATTAAGTGCAACTGTTATTGATGAAAATAACAACAATGTTTGGAAAGGAGAAGTAACATTTAAATTAAATGGTAAAGTTCTAAAAACAGTCAATGTATCAAATGGTTATGCATTATATTCCTTTAAACCAACAACTAATGTTGCTACAAAATTCGATATTATAGCATTATATACTGGTTACTGGAAATATGCTTCAAGTTTTAGTGGTGGAAGAATAAATGTGGATAAAATTGGAACAATTACAACAACAAGAGCTGCTGAAACAAAAACAGGTAGTTCTGTAGTTCTATCTGCAGTTGTAAGAGATAAAAACCAACAAAGAGTTAATGGTGGATATGTGGAATTTAAAGTAAATAACACAGTAGTTGGTAAAGCATTAGTTAAAAATGGTGATGCTAACTTCACATATACTTTAAAATTAATACCTAAAGGTGTATACAGATTAAATGCAACATATTTAGGTAGTGATTCCTATTATTCAAGTTACAACTTAAATACTCTTAATGTAAGTCAATTATCTGTAAGAGTAGTTGGTAATCCATACAATGTTAAAGTTGGAGAAAGTGTTGTTTTAAAAGTTAATGTTTTAGATGAAACTAATCACTATGTTGAAAAAGGAGTTGTAGAATATAAAGTAAATGGTACTTTCATTGGTAGAGCTAATGTTACAAAAGGAGTAGCTTCCTTAAGCTACAGACCACCAAATAATTTCAGTGGTTTAAGCTTAAAATACTCAGCAACTTTACTTGCTAACCAATACTATAACTCAACATCTACTGTTCAAAACTTAACAATATCATCATTAAAAAATGTATATGTAAGTACAAAAGGTAATGATAACAACCTAGGTGATAAAGCACATCCATACAAAACATTAGCATATGCTGTAGGTCATGTAAGTACCTTTGGATGTGTAACTCTATTAGATGGAACATATTCAGCATCTGGAATATTATTAAATAATTCAATAACAATTGTTGGTTCAAGTATTTCTAAAACTATCATAACTGGTGGAGATACATATAAACCAATATTTAAATTAACATCATCAATTACACACGTTACAATTAAATTCTTAACAATTAAGAATGGTTACAGTATTGAGAAAAATAGTGCAGGAGCAATATCGTCTATTGGAAAATTAACTATTAAAGGAGTTAACTTTGTAAACAATAAAGCTACTGGATTATTATCTGCTGGTGCTATTTATTCAAATGGTATCATGAATTTAACTACTGTAAAATTCATTAACAACACTGTAAAAAACATCAATGCAGAAGGTGGAGCTGTACGTTTAATAAACAACACAACTTCAATGGATAATGTTGAATTTAATAATAACCAAGCTGTAGGATCTAACTCTACTGGTGGTGGAGCAATCTACTTTAAAGATGGAGAAATGGTAATTAAAAACTGTAAATTTAATGGAAATAAAGCTACAGGTAAAACAATTCTTGGTGGAGCAATTAAATCTTCATTTGGAAATATTGTAATATTATCCTCTTCATTTACTAACAACCATGTAAGTGGTAGTAACTATGCACTTGGTGGAGCAATAAGTAGTTTAGGAACTGGTTTGTATATTAACAATACAATATTACAATCTAACAAAGCAACAGACACACTCTTTGCAGGAGCAGGAGCAATCTATTCACAATATGCTGCTATGATATTAAATAACAGTGTATTGAAATCAAATAGTGCTAAATCTAAATCAGCATTAGGTGGAGCAATAGAAGCATATCATACATATGCAACTGTTCAAAATACAAAAATATCAGAAAACTATGTTGAAGCAACACAATCATCAGCATCAGGTGGAGCAATCTACTATGAAAGTGGTAATTTAACACTAGATAAATGTGAATTAGCTTCAAACACAGCAACATCTAAGAATGTATCTATTGGTGGAGCATTATATATATCTGCAAATGTAACTGTTAAAGATTCTGACTTTTTATCAAATAAAGCAACTGGTAAAATAGTTGGTGGAGGAGCTATTGCAAACTTAAATAAATTAACAGTAACTAAAACAAATTTAATATCCAATAAAGCATCAAATATTGGAAATGCAATTACTGCAACATCCAATTCACACAATAGCATTAATGGAAATTATTGGGGTGGATCTACTCCTAAATGGAGTACCCTACTAAGAGGTTTATCAAAACCTTCATACATATCAAAAACTAAAATTTCACACTAG